From the genome of Liolophura sinensis isolate JHLJ2023 unplaced genomic scaffold, CUHK_Ljap_v2 scaffold_14, whole genome shotgun sequence, one region includes:
- the LOC135481278 gene encoding zinc finger protein 367-like has product MLPWNWSEPRGRGRRVVSPQSSCSTPDSSGSEAEGSSPPLIGRHRRGRPRADHLLSLQVQGSSSTNTIQCYICNRVFPREKSLQAHMRTHTGERPYRCDFPNCTKAFCQSGQLKTHQRLHTGEKPFVCSISGCSSRFTHANRRCTLHPLAPLHRVKTPVVDLPLLSPPEQCDKVMQWLARHAAQKQETTPSKARADKCKRELDEGASCQHVEARKRARDLSKHDRLTDRRIRVNGCRQWVLEQRHWVGEQPTCIPEQSDEAREQRDKLISAMALIELARGVM; this is encoded by the exons ATGTTACCGTGGAACTGGAGCGAGCCCAGAGGACGGGGAAGGCGGGTGGTTAGCCCACAGTCGTCATGCTCCACCCCGGACAGTAGCGGGTCGGAGGCTGAGGGTTCATCCCCACCCCTCATCGGACGACACCGCAGGGGCCGACCCAGAGCCGATCATCTCCTATCTCTACAAGTCCAGGGGTCATCATCCACCAACACCATACAGTGTTACATCTGTAACCGAGTGTTCCCCAGGGAGAAGTCTTTACAGGCTCACATGAGAACACATACAG GTGAGAGGCCATACAGATGTGATTTCCCCAACTGTACAAAGGCCTTCTGTCAGAGTGGTCAGCTTAAAACTCACCAGAGGCTTCATACTGGGGAAAAGCCATTTGTTTGCTCAATCAGCG GTTGTTCTAGTCGCTTCACACACGCTAACAGACGATGTACACTCCATCCTCTCGCCCCGCTACACCGAGTCAAGACGCCTGTCGTTGACTTACCCTTATTATCTCCCCCTGAACAGTGTGACAAAGTGATGCAGTGGCTGGCCAG GCATGCTGCCCAGAAGCAGGAGACGACCCCATCCAAAGCCCGAGCCGACAAGTGTAAGAGAGAACTGGACGAGGGGGCCAGCTGCCAGCATGTAGAGGCGCGCAAACGAGCCAGGGATCTCTCTAAGCACGACAGACTCACAGATAGGCGAATCAGAGTGAATGGATGTAGACAGTGGGTCCTTGAACAAAGACACTGGGTCGGTGAACAACCAACCTGTATCCCAGAACAAAGTGATGAGGCTCGTGAGCAAAGAGATAAGCTTATCTCAGCAATGGCTCTCA